In Oncorhynchus keta strain PuntledgeMale-10-30-2019 unplaced genomic scaffold, Oket_V2 Un_contig_5214_pilon_pilon, whole genome shotgun sequence, the following proteins share a genomic window:
- the LOC118382317 gene encoding serine/arginine repetitive matrix protein 2-like isoform X5, giving the protein MPDAPSGRSSALEAVRSTLCPAHRSLLQRILRLAHQQHRLSLAYRDAHRRLVPPPDPLCGHLVAKQQDDTSSPPSFTDCWSRSGPTDWKTPGGPGCCCWLPPVCFCLQSLRCLSCQSLSLGHITTGVRSPSSLCSFTSSSSRSSSALCPNPSVCPVASVCCSNPQPCASCCSEHTYLAPVRHTDPGGGGGSECPVLKRERSPSPPPLSPIPSDMDGKEEDKPPSLLQQEGEKEEEAGCGGEVGEDREQQDLVERFSDKLKAIRPQEKDPPLSSALANHNLEKDPHLTTSANQHIAESQADAHLSEIITTVLNTGGGSDYSLNDMLHHHDNNESHPPRTRSRRRQEALAAMATLPDQSSTRRQTVLIKRELARLNQSLGRRLSLGKNKSRSATPFSTCSSPEPTPVTAEIDRITEEEGETGRVKEGETGRVKEGETGRVKEGETGRVKEGETGRVKEGETGRVKEGERGRVKEEETGRVKEGETGRVKEEETGRVKEGETGRVKEGETGRVKEGETGRVNEGETGRVKEGETGRVKEGETGRVKEGETGRVKEGETGRVKEGETGRVKEGERGRVKEGETGRVNEGETGRVKEGVTEKVTAEEAGPVRVTKDRVGMKEEMEKPPVLSSTQQSPPQEDQHKPESWNITCQDSSRSDLPEKRREEESPGSTSSGLPERSREEEEESPGSTSSGLPERSREEESPGSTSSTCDHGSGLPERSREEEEESPGSTSSGLPERSRVEEEESPGSSKDSSRVSARNSPSHPCRTRRGSRSQPGCSSQVVVGRSSDAGRSRRSIVPPQRFSSYVTEPRMMYSAACFSERIFSAQRTPKDRQPLNAPNTNRTDSPSSATDTAEGLGEAREEELPLASSPEDVSQERRGGRGCRSTARGQSSDRESQRRGQVIPVTAASSEQQSPPKQRSQNRADVRLRAAKPFGRLRSSHSAQQSQPASPQTASRPEVPTEQPQYISPIKLMFVSAVVGEEGVRYTLKAAAPGSNWHGQETFDPCEESSWAGSPEKTPEKTRSPPKTRSPLQTRSPLKTRSPLQTRSPPQTRSPPLTRSPPQTRSPLQTRSPPKNTISSSPKLCGTTRGGEGGSPPKRSPGSQNGDGSPPFRETTPTKRRPGRPKKLGPQLEKRAKRPIGRPPKQRGVEPSCDSRQGGQDRSSGVPLGCSTGEEGNKERDPANRNLKITVVYGRSHRTKRTVSEEAACLQATEQLMDLNFVRPVKEKRFAPHASSNIIKCQKLQCTAAMRRPGRPAKVKISGISVTVTTTSPGKRKIHMNRDTARKSPEKLWQRKALLPEPQPSKEPRKISSTPTSEDATLMQIERTTESEDGARERQTQTPPVLAVRHSVRVRKPSVYLLHSVATSTSRSLSHSTALLRRSRQLLINRASSKGSHRKRKEEGREDTPGQEELLSGREERRSEGRGGVLCEDLSQVAGVSVDSIFPASSSEALRWWPVSSDQDSLNQELARRIRLISQSWVAAAATHTTRTGTIMSAKQRLDDDSLSSWKPEVGSAVRLLFDRRCSVERLASWFMQTTETQSLGIVKKTSSRNPYELLHYPRNASRESIFPSPQTMRLRKHIKKFAKAVPKSPAQLRLVQERLRRGRELNARRRLFTARPASGGLRLRAPWKVRALGTYRTTLLRVREKFLTWTLRAKQPNRLIWRRSQVEEGNSPHQVWPSAQPREELTRSPHHHCLPASSETSHPCSPDRLTGLTKQQRLSSKAWSPERLKECCVFLKKINSPDTESTVEKEWDVCTVNLDDTYCPDETRQEERSGEDDKAVKTERRKRRVPWKESSGSPQEVMVQEHNQVRAGNRRGKQKHSGKSTSQSPTPPPAKATSQSPTPTPAKATSQSPTPPPAKATSQSPTPPPAKATSQSPAPTPAKATSQSPTPPPAKATSQSPTPPPTKVMRKSRGRGLTGPRWRDFILGT; this is encoded by the exons ATGCCCGATGCCCCAAGTGGGAGGAGCTCTGCTCTGGAAGCGGTACGCTCCACGTTATGCCCCGCCCATCGCTCTCTGCTCCAGCGAATCTTGAGGCTCGCCCACCAGCAGCACCGTCTATCATTGGCCTACAGGGACGCCCATCGCCGCCTCGTCCCGCCCCCAGACCCTCTCTGCGGCCACCTGGTGGCCAAACAACAGGACGACacgtcctctcctccttccttcactGACTGTTGGAGCCGTAGTGGTCCGACTGACTGGAAGACACCAGGTGGTCCAGGCTGTTGCTGCTGGCTGCCTCCTGTGTGTTTCTGCCTCCAGAGCCTCCGCTGCCTGTCCTGCCAGAGCCTGTCCCTGGGACACATCACCACTGGGGTTCGCTCCCCTTCTTCTCTGTGCTCTTTCACGTCCTCCTCTTCTCGTTCATCCTCCGCTCTGTGCCCTAATCCCTCAGTGTGTCCCGTGGCCTCTGTCTGTTGCTCCAACCCCCAGCCCTGCGCCTCCTGCTGCTCAGAACACACCTACCTGGCcccggtcagacacacagacccgggaggtggaggaggaagcgAGTGCCCTGTCCTCAAGAGAGAGCgatccccctctccaccccctctctcccccataccCTCAGACATGGACGGTAAGGAGGAAGACAAGCCTCCCTCTCTTCTGCAGCAGGAGGGGGAAAAAGAGGAGGAGGCTGGGTGTGGTGGGGAGGTGGGTGAGGACAGGGAGCAGCAGGACCTGGTGGAGCGTTTCAGTGACAAACTAAAGGCAATCAGACCCCAGGAGAAGGATCCTCCACTCAGCTCTGCCTTAGCCAATCACAACCTCGAGAAGGATCCCCACCTGACGACCTCGGCCAATCAGCACATTGCAGAGTCCCAGGCCGACGCCCACCTGAGTGAGATCATCACCACCGTTCTGAACACGGGTGGCGGCAGCGACTACAGCCTAAACGACATGTTGCATCACCATGACAACAACGAGAGCCATCCACCTCGGACGCGTTCCCGGCGGCGACAGGAGGCCCTGGCTGCCATGGCGACTTTGCCCGACCAGTCGTCCACCCGGCGCCAGACCGTGCTAATCAAACGGGAGCTGGCCAGGCTGAACCAATCGCTGGGCAGGAGGCTATCGCTAGGGAAGAACAAGAGCCGCAGTGCCACGCCCTTTTCTACCTGCTCCTCACCTGAACCAACCCCTGTTACAGCAGAGATAGACAGaatcacagaggaggagggagagactggtagagtgaaggagggagagaccggtagagtgaaggagggagagaccggtagagtgaaggagggagagaccggtagagtgaaggagggagagaccggtagagtgaaggagggagagaccggtagagtgaaggagggagagagaggtagagtgaaggaggaagagaccggtagagtgaaggagggagagaccggtagagtgaaggaggaagagaccggtagagtgaaggagggagagaccggtagagtgaaggagggagagaccggtagagtgaaggagggagagaccggtagagtgaacgagggagagACCGgtagagtgaaggagggagagaccggtagagtgaaggagggagagaccggtagagtgaaggagggagagaccggtagagtgaaggagggagagaccggtagagtgaaggagggagagaccggtagagtgaaggagggagagagaggtagagtgaagGAGGGTGAGAccggtagagtgaacgagggagagACCGGTAGAGTGAAGGAGGGTGTGACAGAGAAGGTGACAGCAGAGGAGGCAGGTCCAGTTAGAGTCACGAAGGATAGAGTCGGcatgaaggaggagatggagaaacccccagtcctctcctctacacaACAGAGTCCCCCGCAGGAGGACCAACACAAACCAGAGAGCTGGAACATCACCTGTCAGGACAGCAGTAGGAGTGACCTCcctgagaagaggagagaggaggagtcacCAGGAAGTACCAGCAGTGGTCTTcctgagaggagtagagaggaagaggaggagtcacCAGGTAGTACCAGCAGTGGTCTTcctgagaggagtagagaggaggagtcaCCAGGTAGTACCAGCAGCACCTGTGACCATGGCAGTGGTCTTcctgagaggagtagagaggaagaggaggagtcacCAGGTAGTACCAGCAGTGGTCTTCCTGAGAGGAGTAGAGTGGAAGAGGAGGAGTCACCAG gcagcagcaAGGACAGTAGCAGAGTGTCAGCCAGGAATAGCCCATCCCACCCCTGCAGAACCAGGAGAGGCAGCAGGTCCCAGCCAGGCTGCAGCAGccaggtggtggtggggaggagcAGCGATGCTGGGAGGTCCAGGAGGAGCATCGTCCCTCCCCAGCGGTTCTCCTCCTACGTCACAGAGCCCAGGATGATGTATTCTGCTGCCTGTTTCTCAGAGAGGATCTTCTCCGCCCAGAGGACGCCAAAGGATCGGCAACCACTCAATGCCCCCAACACCAATCGCACAGACTCCCCGTCCTCGGCCACAGACACGGCTGAGGGGTTGGGCGAAGCAAGAGAAGAGGAATTACCGCTGGCATCCAGTCCGGAGGATGTcagtcaggagaggaggggaggcagaggcTGTAGATCAACAGCAAGAGGTCAGAGTTCAGACCGTGAGTCACAGAGACGAGGTCAGGTGATTCCCGTCACTGCAGCTTCCTCTGAGCAGCAGAGTCCCCCTAAACAGCGCTCCCAGAACAGGGCAGACGTTAGGCTCAGAGCAGCCAAACCTTTCGGGCGCTTACGCTCGTCCCACTCCGCCCAACAGTCCCAACCAGCGAGCCCTCAGACAGCCTCCAGGCCAGAGGTCCCCACAGAGCAGCCTCAGTACATCAGCCCCATCAAGCTGATGTTTGTGTCTGCAGTAGTGGGCGAGGAGGGGGTGAGGTACACCCTGAAGGCGGCTGCACCAGGATCCAACTGGCATGGACAGGAGACCTTTGACCCCTGTGAGGAGTCATCGTGGGCTGGAAGTCCAGAGAAGACCCCAGAGAAGACCAGGAGTCCACCGAAGACCAGGAGTCCCCTCCAGACCAGGAGTCCACTGAAGACCAGGAGTCCCCTCCAGACCAGGAGTCCACCCCAGACCAGGAGTCCACCCCTGACCAGGAGTCCACCCCAGACCAGGAGTCCCCTTCAGACCAGGAGTCCACCCAAGAACACCATATCGTCATCACCAAAGCTGTGTGGAAcgacgagaggaggagaggggggtagcCCGCCAAAACGGTCCCCTGGGTCCCAGAACGGAGATGGCTCGCCTCCTTTTCGTGAAACCACCCCCACAAAGAGACGTCCGGGACGTCCCAAGAAACTGGGCCCCCAGCTGGAGAAGAGGGCCAAGAGGCCGATCGGCCGCCCGCCCAAGCAAAGGGGTGTAGAGCCGAGCTGTGACTCCAGGCAGGGTGGTCAGGACCGGTCCAGTGGAGTTCCCTTAGGCTGCAGCACCGGGGAGGAGGGCAACAAGGAGAGAGACCCAGCCAACAGGAACCTGAAGATCACCGTGGTGTACGGACGCTCCCACAGGACCAAGAGGACAGTGTCGGAGGAGGCTGCTTGTCTCCAGGCTACAGAGCAGCTGATGGATCTGAACTTCGTCAGACCGGTGAAGGAGAAGAGGTTCGCTCCCCACGCCAGCAGCAACATTATCAAGTGCCAGAAGCTGCAGTGTACCGCGGCCATGCGTCGTCCAGGGAGACCCGCCAAGGTCAAGATCTCCGGAATCTCTGTTACCGTCACCACCACGTCGCCGGGGAAACGCAAGATCCACATGAACCGGGACACAGCCAGGAAATCTCCGGAGAAGCTCTGGCAGCGGAAAGCCCTCCTTCCTGAACCCCAGCCTTCCAAAGAGCCCAGGAAAATCAGCAGCACGCCGACTAGCGAAGACGCCACTCTGATGCAGATAGAGAGAACGACAGAGTCCgaggatggagcgagggagcgaCAGACCCAGACTCCTCCTGTGTTGGCGGTGCGTCACTCTGTGAGGGTGAGGAAGCCTTCAGTGTACCTGCTTCACTCTGTAGCCACCTCCACCTCTAGGTCCCTGAGCCACAGTACCGCCCTGCTGCGCCGATCCAGACAGCTACTGATCAACAGGGCCAGCAGCAAGGGCAGCCATCgcaagaggaaggaggagggaagagaggacacTCCAGGGCAGGAGGAGCTGCTATccgggagggaggagaggaggagcgagggaagaggaggagtgttGTGTGAGGACTTAAGCCAGGTAGCGGGGGTTTCGGTAGACTCCATTTTCCCAGCCAGCTCCAGCGAGGCGTTGAGGTGGTGGCCCGTCTCCTCCGACCAGGACAGCCTGAACCAAGAGCTGGCTCGCAGGATCCGCCTCATATCCCAAAGCTGGGTCGCTGCCGCTGCCACCCACACCACCAGGACGGGGACGATCATGTCCGCCAAGCAGAGACTCGACGACGACTCTTTGTCCTCCTGGAAGCCAGAGGTTGGGTCGGCAGTGCGGCTGCTGTTTGACCGGCGCTGCAGCGTGGAGAGGCTGGCCTCCTGGTTCATGCAGACCACTGAGACTCAGTCTCTGGGCATTGTGAAGAAGACCAGCTCCAGAAACCCCTATGAGCTCCTGCACTACCCCCGGAACGCCAGCAGGGAGAGCATCTTTCCCAGCCCACAGACCATGCGACTACGCAAACACATCAAGAAGTTTGCCAAAGCTGTGCCGAAGAGCCCCGCCCAGCTCCGTCTGGTCCAGGAACGGCTCCGACGTGGAAGAGAGCTGAATGCCAGGCGGCGTCTGTTCACTGCGAGGCCGGCGTCTGGCGGGCTGCGTCTCAGAGCTCCTTGGAAGGTCAGGGCCCTCGGGACATACAGAACCACTCTGCTCAGAGTCAGAGAAAAGTTCCTCACCTGGACCCTCAGAGCCAAGCAGCCCAACAGGCTGATCTGGAGGAGAAGCCAGGTGGAGGAAGGCAACTCACCTCACCAGGTCTGGCCTTCTGCTCAGCCCAGGGAAGAGCTCACCAGGTCTCCACATCACCACTGTCTACCTGCCTCCTCAGAGACCAGTCATCCCTGCAGCCCCGACCGGCTGACAGGCCTCACCAAACAGCAGCGTCTCAGCTCTAAAGCCTGGAGTCCAGAGAGACTGAAGGAGTGTTGCGTGTTCCTCAAGAAGATCAACTCCCCCGACACAGAGTCCACCGTTGAGAAGGAGTGGGATGTCTGCACCGTCAATCTAGATGACACATACTGCCCCGACGAgaccagacaggaggagaggagcggagaggacgACAAAGCTGTgaaaacagagagaaggaagaggagagttcCCTGGAAGGAGTCTAGCGGCTCGCCGCAGGAGGTGATGGTTCAGGAGCACAACCAGGTCCGAGCCGGGAACAGGAGAGGCAAACAGAAACATTCAGGGAAGTCCACGAGCCAGTCACCGACCCCGCCGCCAGCGAAAGCCACGAGCCAATCCCCGACCCCGACGCCAGCGAAAGCCACGAGCCAATCCCCGACCCCGCCGCCAGCGAAAGCCACGAGCCAATCCCCGACCCCGCCGCCAGCGAAAGCCACGAGCCAATCACCGGCCCCGACGCCAGCGAAAGCCACGAGCCAATCACCGACCCCGCCGCCAGCGAAAGCCACGAGCCAATCACCGACCCCGCCGCCAACGAAAGTCATGAGAAAATCGCGTGGGAGGGGCCTGACCGGGCCGCGGTGGCGTGACTTCATACTGG GAACCTGA